Proteins encoded within one genomic window of Gloeobacter kilaueensis JS1:
- a CDS encoding BON domain-containing protein, with protein sequence MGWLQRLFGLEKPPQAAAAPAQAPTTPSGETVAPERVGLHGEYDQSGLAKRVALAFDNDPEVDDIDTIYVAQTGSTVVLKGKVPNQAILTKLVAVARGVNGATAVETNQVTVG encoded by the coding sequence ATGGGATGGCTACAGCGTCTATTTGGTCTTGAAAAACCGCCCCAGGCCGCCGCTGCCCCGGCTCAGGCTCCCACCACCCCCTCCGGTGAGACGGTCGCGCCCGAGCGGGTCGGCCTGCACGGTGAGTACGACCAGAGTGGACTTGCCAAGCGCGTTGCGCTTGCCTTCGACAACGATCCAGAGGTAGATGATATCGACACGATCTACGTTGCCCAGACCGGCAGCACGGTCGTCTTGAAGGGCAAAGTGCCCAACCAGGCCATCCTCACCAAGCTGGTGGCGGTAGCCAGAGGCGTCAACGGCGCAACCGCCGTCGAGACCAACCAGGTAACAGTGGGTTAG
- the tnpC gene encoding IS66 family transposase, producing MSALPPLPSRDELLQMPQPQAIDLLLEYITRLGGIVEQLQTRLATDSTTSSRPPSADLLTKPESPKPKPEGEPKVPKRKPGAQPGHQGKTRKGFGTPDRLEAVSLGECPQCGGRQWQTLSVEARQVACFAERPLEIVEFRRPTGCCTHCRSTHTPKWPSRLVGHFELDATLMAVLSWLGHYGHLSLDKQAEFVESLCGWRPAVGTLAAVKERTALAVAASVQAAWQHLATEAVVYVDETPWPVAGCKEWLWHFGSERLSLFHAGQTRSRLELRGRLGERFCGTLVSDDFSAYNGYQVQAQQKCLAHLRRHFKKLALHPAEPAGIGAVFIELIDEAFKRYRQWQQDGDSASWQSWGQQFRVRVEQAIRTWQPKAAYAGSKLLRSLQERAGQWWQFLSNPAVRPDNNLSERNLRLAVTRRKVSGGSRSQAGYAQTADLLSVIQSCRRQGRSAMEFFVRALQATYHGGFAQPSLIPETST from the coding sequence ATGAGTGCGTTACCACCCCTGCCCAGCCGTGACGAGTTATTGCAGATGCCCCAGCCGCAGGCGATTGACTTGTTGCTGGAGTACATTACCCGCCTGGGGGGCATCGTTGAACAGTTGCAAACCCGTCTGGCCACCGACAGCACCACCTCAAGCCGTCCCCCCTCCGCAGACCTCCTCACAAAGCCCGAATCACCCAAACCCAAGCCCGAAGGAGAACCCAAGGTTCCGAAAAGAAAACCGGGTGCTCAGCCCGGCCATCAGGGCAAAACCCGCAAAGGCTTCGGCACCCCAGACCGTTTGGAAGCGGTCTCGCTGGGGGAGTGTCCCCAGTGCGGCGGGAGGCAGTGGCAGACCCTGAGCGTCGAAGCGCGGCAGGTGGCCTGTTTTGCCGAGCGGCCTCTCGAAATCGTCGAGTTTCGCCGCCCGACTGGATGCTGTACGCACTGCCGGAGCACCCACACCCCAAAGTGGCCCAGCCGTCTGGTCGGTCACTTTGAGCTGGATGCCACGCTCATGGCGGTGCTGAGTTGGTTGGGCCACTACGGCCATCTCAGTCTGGACAAACAAGCCGAATTCGTCGAGAGCTTGTGCGGCTGGCGGCCTGCGGTGGGGACGCTGGCGGCAGTCAAGGAGCGCACGGCCCTGGCGGTCGCTGCCAGTGTGCAGGCGGCCTGGCAGCATCTGGCCACTGAGGCGGTGGTGTATGTGGATGAGACGCCCTGGCCGGTGGCTGGGTGTAAAGAGTGGTTGTGGCACTTTGGCAGCGAGCGGCTGAGTCTATTTCATGCCGGGCAGACGCGCTCGCGTTTGGAACTGCGTGGTCGGTTGGGCGAGCGCTTTTGTGGCACCCTCGTCAGTGATGACTTCAGTGCCTACAACGGCTATCAGGTGCAGGCGCAGCAAAAGTGTCTGGCCCATCTGCGGCGGCATTTCAAAAAACTCGCCCTCCATCCAGCCGAGCCAGCAGGCATCGGCGCGGTCTTCATTGAGCTGATTGACGAAGCGTTCAAGCGCTACCGGCAGTGGCAGCAGGACGGGGACAGCGCGAGTTGGCAAAGTTGGGGGCAGCAGTTTCGGGTGCGGGTGGAGCAGGCGATCCGCACCTGGCAACCGAAAGCAGCCTATGCAGGGAGCAAACTGCTGCGCTCGTTGCAGGAGCGCGCTGGGCAGTGGTGGCAGTTTTTGTCGAATCCGGCGGTGCGTCCGGACAACAATCTGTCGGAGCGGAACTTACGCTTGGCTGTGACCCGGCGCAAAGTGTCGGGAGGAAGCCGGTCGCAGGCAGGGTATGCCCAGACGGCGGACTTGTTGAGTGTGATCCAATCGTGTCGGCGGCAGGGCCGCTCGGCGATGGAGTTTTTCGTGCGAGCGTTGCAGGCAACCTATCATGGGGGTTTTGCTCAACCGTCACTGATCCCGGAAACCAGCACCTGA